A genomic segment from Drosophila miranda strain MSH22 chromosome 3, D.miranda_PacBio2.1, whole genome shotgun sequence encodes:
- the LOC108159221 gene encoding protein brown isoform X2, giving the protein MNESGPQQQQGPSLCLEWKHLNYYVPAQEQSNYSFWNECRKKRELRILQDASGHMNTGDLIAILGGSGAGKTTLLAAISQRLRGNLTGDVVLNGMAMKRNQMTRISSFLPQFEINLKTFTAYEHLYFMSHFKMHRSTTKAEKRQRVVDLLLAVGLRDSAHTRIQQLSGGERKRLSLAEELITDPIFLFCDEPTTGLDSFSAYSVIKTLRHLCTRRRITKHSLSQVYGEDSFETASGESSGSNSIEMEIVGRSHESLLQGMRDLPTLGLLNSSPNGSLKKAAICSIHQPTSDIFELFTHIILMDGGRIVYQGRTEQAAKFFTDLGYELPINCNPADFYLKTLADSQGAKNAGALLRARYEHDTDGLYSGSWLLARSYSGDYLKHMQSFKKIRWIYQVYLLMVRFMTEDLRNIKSGLIGFGFFMITSVTLSLMYSGIGGLTQRTVQDVGGSIFMLSTEMIFTFSYGVTYIFPAALPIIRREVGEGTYSLSAYYVALVLSFVPVAFFKGYVFLSVIYASIYYTRGFLLYLYMGLLMSLSAVAAVGYGVFLSSLFESDKMASECAAPFDLIFLLFGGVYMNVDTWPGLKYLSLFFYSNEALMYKFWIDIDTIGEIAPSTRTIRA; this is encoded by the exons ATGAACGAGTCAgggccacagcagcagcagggcccGTCCCTGTGCCTGGAGTGGAAGCATCTCAATTACTATGTGCCCGCCCAGGAGCAGAGCAACTACAGCTTCTGGAACGAGTGCCGCAAGAAGCGTGAGCTGAGAATACTCCAAGACG CTAGCGGTCACATGAATACCGGCGACCTCATCGCCATATTGGGCGGCTCGGGAGCTGGAAAAACCACATTGCTGGCGGCGATTTCGCAACGATTGCGGGGTAACCTAACCGGGGATGTGGTTTTGAACGGAATGGCCATGAAGCGGAATCAGATGACGCGTATTTCCAGCTTTCTGCCGCAGTTCGAGATCAATCTTAAAACCTTTACGGCCTACGAGCATCTCTACTTCATG TCGCACTTCAAGATGCATCGCAGCACCACCAAGGCGGAAAAGCGTCAACGCGTGGTGGATCTGTTGCTGGCTGTGGGTCTCAGGGACTCGGCTCACACTCGCATCCAACAGTTGTCCGGGGGAGAGCGGAAACGCCTAAGTTTGGCCGAAGAGCTGATCACAGATCCTATCTTTCTGTTTTGCGACGAGCCCACGACAGGCCTGGACAGCTTCAGTGCCTACTCGGTGATCAAGACGCTGCGTCATCTGTGCACCCGTCGCCGAATAACCAAGCACTCTCTGAGCCAGGTGTACGGCGAGGACTCCTTCGAAACGGCCAGTGGCgagagcagcggcagcaactcCATCGAAATGGAGATTGTGGGCAGATCGCACGAAAGTCTGCTGCAAGGAATGCGGGATCTGCCTACGCTGGGCCTCCTCAACAGCAGTCCGAACGGATCGCTCAAGAAGGCGGCTATTTGCTCCATCCACCAGCCCACGTCGGACATCTTTGAGCTCTTCACACACATTATTCTGATGGATGGCGGCCGGATTGTCTACCAGGGACGGACCGAGCAGGCAGCCAAGTTCTTCACAGA TCTGGGCTATGAACTTCCAATAAACTGCAATCCTGCTGACTTCTACCTAAAGACGCTGGCGGACAGTCAGGGAGCAAAGAATGCCGGCGCCTTACTGCGTGCCAGGTATGAGCACGATACAGATGGACTCTACAGCGGCAGTTGGCTGCTGGCCCGCAGCTACAGCGGGGATTACCTGAAGCATATGCAGAGCTT CAAGAAGATACGTTGGATATACCAGGTATATCTGCTAATGGTTCGCTTCATGACTGAAGATCTGCGGAATATCAAAAGCGGCCTCATTGGCTTTGGATTTTTTATG ATCACCTCTGTGACGCTCTCTTTAATGTACTCCGGTATTGGTGGCTTGACCCAACGCACCGTGCAGGATGTGGGAGGTTCCATATTCATGCTCAGCACCGAGATGATCTTCACGTTCAGTTACGGCGTCACCTACATATTTCCCGCCGCCTTGCCGATCATACGGCGGGAGGTGGGAGAGGGCACCTACAGCCTGTCCGCCTACTATGTGGCCCTGGTGCTGTCCTTTGTGCCGGTGGCCTTCTTCAAGGGCTACGTCTTCCTGTCGGTTATCTATGCCTCCATCTACTATACGCGTGGCTTTCTGCTCTACCTGTACATGGGCCTGCTCATGAGTCTCTCTGCCGTAGCCGCCGTAGGCTATGGCGTCTTCCTCTCCAGCCTCTTTGAGTCGGACAAAATGGCATCAGAGTGTGCGGCGCCATTCGATCTGATCTTCCTGCTATTTGGTGGCGTATATATGAATGTGGACACGTGGCCGGGGCTCAAGTACTTGTCGCTCTTCTTCTATTCAAATGAGGCGCTGATGTACAAGTTCTGGATTGACATTGACACCATTGGTGAG ATTGCCCCATCAACGCGGACCATCCGTGCGTGA
- the LOC108159221 gene encoding protein brown isoform X1, translating into MNESGPQQQQGPSLCLEWKHLNYYVPAQEQSNYSFWNECRKKRELRILQDASGHMNTGDLIAILGGSGAGKTTLLAAISQRLRGNLTGDVVLNGMAMKRNQMTRISSFLPQFEINLKTFTAYEHLYFMSHFKMHRSTTKAEKRQRVVDLLLAVGLRDSAHTRIQQLSGGERKRLSLAEELITDPIFLFCDEPTTGLDSFSAYSVIKTLRHLCTRRRITKHSLSQVYGEDSFETASGESSGSNSIEMEIVGRSHESLLQGMRDLPTLGLLNSSPNGSLKKAAICSIHQPTSDIFELFTHIILMDGGRIVYQGRTEQAAKFFTDLGYELPINCNPADFYLKTLADSQGAKNAGALLRARYEHDTDGLYSGSWLLARSYSGDYLKHMQSFKKIRWIYQVYLLMVRFMTEDLRNIKSGLIGFGFFMITSVTLSLMYSGIGGLTQRTVQDVGGSIFMLSTEMIFTFSYGVTYIFPAALPIIRREVGEGTYSLSAYYVALVLSFVPVAFFKGYVFLSVIYASIYYTRGFLLYLYMGLLMSLSAVAAVGYGVFLSSLFESDKMASECAAPFDLIFLLFGGVYMNVDTWPGLKYLSLFFYSNEALMYKFWIDIDTIDCPINADHPCVKSGLEVLQQASYRTADYTYWLDCFSLLLVAVVFHIVSFGLVRRYIHRSGYY; encoded by the exons ATGAACGAGTCAgggccacagcagcagcagggcccGTCCCTGTGCCTGGAGTGGAAGCATCTCAATTACTATGTGCCCGCCCAGGAGCAGAGCAACTACAGCTTCTGGAACGAGTGCCGCAAGAAGCGTGAGCTGAGAATACTCCAAGACG CTAGCGGTCACATGAATACCGGCGACCTCATCGCCATATTGGGCGGCTCGGGAGCTGGAAAAACCACATTGCTGGCGGCGATTTCGCAACGATTGCGGGGTAACCTAACCGGGGATGTGGTTTTGAACGGAATGGCCATGAAGCGGAATCAGATGACGCGTATTTCCAGCTTTCTGCCGCAGTTCGAGATCAATCTTAAAACCTTTACGGCCTACGAGCATCTCTACTTCATG TCGCACTTCAAGATGCATCGCAGCACCACCAAGGCGGAAAAGCGTCAACGCGTGGTGGATCTGTTGCTGGCTGTGGGTCTCAGGGACTCGGCTCACACTCGCATCCAACAGTTGTCCGGGGGAGAGCGGAAACGCCTAAGTTTGGCCGAAGAGCTGATCACAGATCCTATCTTTCTGTTTTGCGACGAGCCCACGACAGGCCTGGACAGCTTCAGTGCCTACTCGGTGATCAAGACGCTGCGTCATCTGTGCACCCGTCGCCGAATAACCAAGCACTCTCTGAGCCAGGTGTACGGCGAGGACTCCTTCGAAACGGCCAGTGGCgagagcagcggcagcaactcCATCGAAATGGAGATTGTGGGCAGATCGCACGAAAGTCTGCTGCAAGGAATGCGGGATCTGCCTACGCTGGGCCTCCTCAACAGCAGTCCGAACGGATCGCTCAAGAAGGCGGCTATTTGCTCCATCCACCAGCCCACGTCGGACATCTTTGAGCTCTTCACACACATTATTCTGATGGATGGCGGCCGGATTGTCTACCAGGGACGGACCGAGCAGGCAGCCAAGTTCTTCACAGA TCTGGGCTATGAACTTCCAATAAACTGCAATCCTGCTGACTTCTACCTAAAGACGCTGGCGGACAGTCAGGGAGCAAAGAATGCCGGCGCCTTACTGCGTGCCAGGTATGAGCACGATACAGATGGACTCTACAGCGGCAGTTGGCTGCTGGCCCGCAGCTACAGCGGGGATTACCTGAAGCATATGCAGAGCTT CAAGAAGATACGTTGGATATACCAGGTATATCTGCTAATGGTTCGCTTCATGACTGAAGATCTGCGGAATATCAAAAGCGGCCTCATTGGCTTTGGATTTTTTATG ATCACCTCTGTGACGCTCTCTTTAATGTACTCCGGTATTGGTGGCTTGACCCAACGCACCGTGCAGGATGTGGGAGGTTCCATATTCATGCTCAGCACCGAGATGATCTTCACGTTCAGTTACGGCGTCACCTACATATTTCCCGCCGCCTTGCCGATCATACGGCGGGAGGTGGGAGAGGGCACCTACAGCCTGTCCGCCTACTATGTGGCCCTGGTGCTGTCCTTTGTGCCGGTGGCCTTCTTCAAGGGCTACGTCTTCCTGTCGGTTATCTATGCCTCCATCTACTATACGCGTGGCTTTCTGCTCTACCTGTACATGGGCCTGCTCATGAGTCTCTCTGCCGTAGCCGCCGTAGGCTATGGCGTCTTCCTCTCCAGCCTCTTTGAGTCGGACAAAATGGCATCAGAGTGTGCGGCGCCATTCGATCTGATCTTCCTGCTATTTGGTGGCGTATATATGAATGTGGACACGTGGCCGGGGCTCAAGTACTTGTCGCTCTTCTTCTATTCAAATGAGGCGCTGATGTACAAGTTCTGGATTGACATTGACACCATTG ATTGCCCCATCAACGCGGACCATCCGTGCGTGAAGAGCGGCCTAGAGGTATTGCAGCAGGCCTCCTACCGCACCGCCGACTACACCTACTGGCTAGACTGCTTCAGTCTCCTGCTCGTAGCCGTGGTCTTCCACATCGTATCGTTCGGCCTAGTGCGGCGCTACATCCATCGCAGTGGTTACTATTGA
- the LOC108159219 gene encoding uncharacterized protein LOC108159219 has protein sequence MSASNSLRHKINNSYESEPSTGSGSSLSENNEGHISDEEHMNLPYLMKPKPLRNEPVLAFPTTETGTPPNNIKGSQESQFRGFGESPYGQVNERLYGSQLPALKLPEVKASSAQRPSPGRIVFPRFYDTLMEENSCNAVDMAVAVPETAATTTTKDSSSLSFDGKIKSLTERPEEKEQQQQQPGPSTADPRLSTVLETSLNTSQQKYNNERSPDLFADSDDDAENVDQVPSKAPARTLEDLPEVLEESQCVSDVRPRRSLTAPTESSFADEQTQEASTSQLNGSDPRSHFLENCRRERELYRRIRRCLQGVRPPPTVTTPDVDVISTVIDMKEQVLNFLSQKPSTSAASIADSENSNSSSLFKPTHSLSDAQNMGWREVLGVRQHGLSYNLNKAAEQNEYLSMSVVDRYVGVETATSYVRSPSSAKKRNMRMKMLTQSPGNRLSHLAKRRAIFSSANLATNSLKLNSSIGPQILLDTKKVRNKRKATPKKKTPGSKKKARKTPTSSARKRLCRTDLIKPGPSRETSKRALFQSPAKTLQQQQLRPPKPLFKPEIADRVEKSKRALFSPDHQGSSSSNHLETLLKRKRNACDDEDAELASQSRKLFRSDSSGASGLTPRALKIKSQSFCIGAGSSTAAYQQRVTSTVSMSVSNARLGLGLSGSSSSLATSSSIGTPLLSKLPRAHSDMSATPNSSMTDNQRKKMLWAVSQALQERKITAKHESFRQHASDLTRIVKRIFQEFYLGHTTSNSETLLRLAKKFAYSVVAGKNTDDVYMLARSQESEAKRLSSTRLSGYIGPEEFAQRKILLSQASSCSSQQSISVQASQSIHNFFGSENSVDAFAMSQTSQATACTDTQSSLMDRISEDLFCKEQQQQPIRPNLTLQNSSSKSNLGGLALRENVDGELRRSAQKNFTGKDQRNISPYYGGGGSNGSARKFQVPPITSHSSGVKAKRQISFDS, from the exons ATGTCAGCCAGCAACTCTTTGAGGCACAAAATTAACAATAGTTATGAATCGGAACCGTCTACAGGAAGCGGG TCTTCGCTCAGTGAAAACAATGAGGGACACATATCTGACGAGGAGCATATGAATCTGCCATATCTAATGAAACCAAAACCACTGAGAAATGAACCCGTCCTCGCCTTTCCGACAACAGAAACGGGTACGCCGCCAAATAATATTAAGGGCAGCCAAGAATCGCAATTCCGTGGCTTTGGCGAGAGCCCCTACGGCCAGGTCAATGAGCGTTTGTATGGCTCCCAACTGCCAGCCCTAAAGCTGCCCGAAGTAAAGGCCTCATCAGCTCAGCGACCGTCCCCGGGAAGGATTGTCTTTCCCAGATTCTACGACACCCTAATGGAGGAAAATAGCTGCAACGCTGTCGACATGGCTGTGGCAGTTCCCGAAACAGCAGCCACGACCACAACGAAGGACAGTAGCTCCCTTAGCTTCGATGGCAAAATCAAAAGTCTGACTGAGAGACCTgaggagaaggagcagcagcagcagcaaccaggTCCCTCCACTGCCGATCCACGACTCTCCACTGTGCTGGAAACCTCACTAAATACCTCACAACAAAAATACAACAACGAACGCTCGCCGGATCTCTTTGCCGACAGTGACGACGATGCGGAGAACGTCGATCAAGTGCCCTCCAAAGCCCCGGCAAGAACTCTCGAAGATCTGCCCGAAGTCTTGGAGGAGTCGCAATGTGTCAGCGATGTGCGCCCCCGCAGGTCACTCACTGCCCCAACAGAGTCGAGTTTTGCGGACGAGCAGACACAGGAAGCATCGACCTCTCAACTCAACGGCAGCGACCCGCGCTCTCATTTCCTGGAAAACTGCCGACGCGAGCGGGAACTTTATCGAAGGATACGACGCTGTCTGCAGGGCGTACGTCCGCCGCCGACTGTCACCACTCCCGATGTGGACGTAATTTCAACGGTGATAGATATGAAGGAACAGGTTCTCAACTTTCTCTCTCAAAAACCCTCCACCTCAGCGGCTAGCATTGCGGACAGCgaaaacagcaacagctccTCATTGTTCAAGCCCACGCACAGCCTGTCTGATGCGCAGAACATGGGCTGGCGCGAGGTGCTGGGCGTGAGGCAACATGGACTGAG TTACAATTTGAACAAGGCTGCCGAACAAAATGAATACCTCAGTATGTCCGTGGTGGATCGCTATGTAGGCGTGGAGACAGCCACGTCGTATGTGCGCTCCCCATCGAGTGCCAAGAAGCGAAACATGCGTATGAA AATGCTGACCCAATCACCTGGCAATCGTCTCAGTCATCTGGCAAAGCGACGGGCCATATTTTCATCTGCAAATCTGGCCACAAATTCCCTCAAGCTGAACAGCTCGATAGGACCGCAAATTTTACTTGACACGAA AAAAGTGCGCAACAAAAGAAAAGCCACACCCAAGAAGAAAACGCCCGGCAGCAAGAAGAAAG CGCGTAAAACGCCAACTTCGTCGGCGCGCAAACGACTCTGTCGCACCGATCTCATTAAGCCGGGGCCCTCGAGGGAAACCTCAAAGCGCGCCCTTTTCCAAAGTCCAGCCAAGACcctccagcagcaacaattgaGGCCGCCCAAGCCTCTTTTCAAGCCGGAGATCGCAGATCGCGTGGAAAAATCGAAGCGTGCCCTCTTCTCGCCCGACCAccagggcagcagcagcagcaatcacCTAGAGACGCTGCTCAAGCGGAAGCGCAATGCCTGCGATGATGAAGATGCGGAGCTGGCTAGCCAGAGCAGAAAGCTATTCCGGTCCGACAGCAGCGGCGCAAGTGGACTGACGCCGCGTGCCCTGAAGATCAAGAGTCAAAGCTTTTGTATTGGAGCTGGTTCCTCCACAGCAGCGTATCAGCAGAGGGTGACGTCAACTGTGTCTATGTCTGTCAGCAATGCCCGCCTCGGTCTAGGACtaagcggcagcagcagtagcttgGCCACCAGCTCGTCCATCGGCACTCCTCTTCTGAGTAAACTGCCACGGGCGCACTCCGATATGAGTGCCACGCCCAACAGCAGCATGACGGATAACCAGCGCAAG AAAATGCTCTGGGCCGTGTCGCAAGCTTTGCAGGAGAGAAAGATCACGGCGAAGCACGAGAGTTTCCGCCAGCATGCGTCTGACTTGACACGCATTGTGAAGCGGATCTTCCAAGAGTTCTACCTGGGACATACGACCAGCAACAGCGAAACACTGCTGCG GTTGGCCAAGAAGTTTGCCTACAGCGTGGTAGCAGGAAAGAATACCGATGACGTTTACATGCTGGCCCGGAGTCAGGAGAGCGAGGCCAAGCGGCTGTCGAGCACACGACTCTCCGGCTACATTGGACCCGAGGAGTTTGCCCAGCGAAAAATATTACTGTCGCAAGCCAGCAGCTGTTCCTCGCAGCAGTCGATCTCGGTGCAGGCTTCGCAATCCATTCACAACTTCTTCGGCAGCGAGAACTCGGTTGACGCGTTTGCCATGAGCCAGACGAGTCAAGCCACCGCCTGCACGGACACCCAGTCCAGTCTGATGGATCGTATCTCCGAGGATCTTTTCtgcaaggagcagcagcagcagcccatcAGGCCCAATCTGACATTGCAGAATAGCTCCTCTAAAAGCAATCTGGGCGGCCTGGCGCTGCGCGAAAACGTGGACGGTGAGCTGCGGCGGTCAGCGCAGAAGAATTTCACGGGCAAGGATCAGCGAAACATCAGTCCTTACTACGGAGGCGGCGGCAGTAATGGCTCGGCACGGAAGTTCCAGGTACCCCCCATCACCAGCCACAGCTCAGGGGTCAAGGCCAAGAGACAGATTTCCTTTGACAGCTAA